From a single Micromonospora carbonacea genomic region:
- a CDS encoding non-ribosomal peptide synthetase, producing the protein MGEDDQRWPLSSEQQRLWFIDRLAPASAAYHVPVSWRLRDAVPLPEVVATVGRLLARHDALFTAFEEVDGEPVQRLLPGRELPLEVHDLTGCPAAERDARCAEVVREVSRRPFDLGAGPLVRAAVFAVDDDVRLLHLTFHHIAVDGLSLEIVERELAAGLGGVPVPPPAAATYVEHCARQREWLAGPQAQRDLDRRVEQLRGAPELLDLGRDRTRPRDFTYRGETLRFTVDPGVRGRVRALAAGRGVTPYVVLLAAFHVFLHRQTGQTDLVVGSPVAGRGDSRFLDVVGLFAGTMVARTDLGGEPTFEAVVARTQESVLDALEHLDVPFDRLVNRLVPQRVPSHGPLVQVLFAFHETGPAAGAGVAGGAGAGAGASFLTREFVPTDTAKLDLTFTVYDDGDRFDIEIEYCTDLFGRDSVEHFFRHWSCLLASALDQPRLAIGQLAAMDAAERSLIRSWSAAQTSTAVDPAGDDADLTVHELVGRWVEGSPGAVAVVCGEVVLTYGELGVRSDVVAGLLRGLGVGGGSLVGVCGGRSVELVVWCLGVLKAGGAYVPLDVDYPAERLSWMLTDSGVSVVLGGVGAAGRLPSGPWRVVEVDGEVAVPVDEVPSPVRVSGDSAAYVIYTSGSTGRPKGVTVTHRNAVRLFASAARDFSFGPDDVWSMFHSSSFDVCVWETWGALGSGGRLVVVPYWVSRSPDDLHALVRDAGVTVFSQTPSAFVQFEAADARLADPQPLALRYVVFAGEALEHGSVRRWAARHGWDRPRLVNMYGITETTVHNTFREVGPDDLTRALTQIGRPLADLAIHVLDGNLRPCPVGVTGEMYVGGPGVARGYLGQPGLTAGRFVADPVGDEPGARLYRSGDLARWRPDGTLEYAGRADSQIKIRGFRVELTEIEAVAHQFPGVTGAAVTIRPDDAGAPQLIAYVVPAAGSAVPVAELRQWLADRLPDYMVPARFVELAAIPLTPSGKTDHRRLPDPVEEARPAGSGDYVPPQGPVERRLAEIWVDALGPVQVGRHDNFFHLGGDSIRSIRVLGAARASGISFELQELFHRPTIAELAAACTVVDVPDAPTRRPFELVAAADRAHLPGGLVDAYPMTALQVGMVYEMTRDPERLPYHNVDSMKVRAPFEADAFTRAVAHVVRRHPILRTALALTDYSEPLQLVHAEAVLPVGCDDLRGLDEAAQDEIVRAYLEHQRVTPFDHDRPPLLRMHVHRRSDDVFQWTLTEHHAVFDGWSLHSTLSEIMRVYQGLRDGIEPTDPPLTAQYRDFVELERAALTSTETERFWRERLAEPPDTRLLRWPDGPVPELPGEQRFAGEWWYATDARQRYGSVETVLSPELCAALGDLANRCGTPLKALFVAACLRTVGYATGATDVLVGVTANGRPEEAGGDDVRGLFLNTLPFRLALPDGTWTDLIAAVFAAERDMLPHRRFPMAEMQRRLGMDQPVNVNFVYNHFHVMAEMLSGRGTEILDGKIGSFSTVRAEPTNFPLNIGVVRDPVSDRVLLAMDFHTDAVRAEQVRLLRDWFVAALWDMVTAPDRRYLREPLAGAAERSLLASWSAAAAPPPEPADRALLVHELVGRWVEGSPGAVAVVCGEVVLTYGELGVRSDVVAGLLRGLGVGGGSLVGVCGGRSVELVVWCLGVLKAGGAYVPLDVDYPAERLSWMLTDSGVSVVLGGVGAAGRLPSGPWRVVEVDGEVVVPVAAALPPVPTTADSAAYVIYTSGSTGRPKGVTVPHSAVARLLHWGAEFLAAGPDDVWSMFHSSSFDFSVWEIWGALSTGGRVVVVPYWVSRNPEDFHRLVTDAGVTVLNQTPSSFAQFEDVDSRADRPHALRWVVFGGEALEHASVRRWAARHGWDRPRLVNMYGITETTVHVTARTLGPDDVGDGLSRIGREVAGLTAHVLDPMLVPVPPGAVGELYVGGARLARGYVGRPGLTAERFVADPYARPPGGRLYRTGDRVRLRPDGDLEYAGRVDNMVNIRGFRVEPGEVEATIARHPGVGAAVVVTRPDEAGRAGLVGYVTPAGPATLTAAQVREWLRHQLPEYLLPARLVVLDALPLTPTGKVDRAALPEPELDGSLTGPAPRTPAERILCDLFAELLGVPELGIDGSFFGLGGDSIMSIQLVSRARRAGLRLKPKDVYQQRTVRALAAAATTVDGVDVGTADDGTGTVPLTPIMAWAREELGGPLDAFSQSMLVRVPAGQTVERVREAVQALLDHHPALRMRARTGPGDASWELEIPPAGAVRADDCLRVVDLADADTADRPALIAAQARAARERLRPADGVLVQAVWFAAGPHVGNRLLLVVHHFAVDGVSWRILLADLRAACAALDAGRPPALEPAGTTLRAWARQVAALAGEPTRADVPDRADEPTRAAELAAWTRLLDRPDPPLGDRPLDRRVDVHGRLRSVSRTASPACTLAALTTAPAAYRTGVDEILLSALALALPPWLARRGRGGSDGVLVALEGHGRDGLVPDADLSRTVGWFTRIHPVRLDPGPVDGAQARTGGPTVSAAVKRVRDQLTALPPAGGYGVLRYLDPRTGPALARMPAPQVAFNYLGRFPAAEPDDWGPAEEGFVLRGGADPGDPVPHALEIGAVTVDGPAGPQLRTTWSWPAGLLAETDVADLADDWHAALEAVVASSATPSAGGHTPADLPLVSLTQDEIDDLEQELAAEQGAVS; encoded by the coding sequence ATGGGTGAGGACGACCAGCGCTGGCCGTTGAGCAGCGAGCAGCAGCGGCTGTGGTTCATCGACCGGTTGGCACCGGCCAGCGCCGCGTACCACGTTCCCGTGTCGTGGCGGCTGCGGGACGCCGTGCCGCTGCCGGAGGTCGTCGCCACCGTGGGCCGCCTGCTGGCCCGGCACGACGCGCTGTTCACGGCCTTCGAGGAGGTCGACGGCGAGCCGGTGCAGCGCCTGCTGCCGGGCCGCGAGCTGCCCCTGGAGGTCCACGACCTCACCGGCTGTCCGGCCGCCGAACGCGACGCCCGGTGCGCCGAGGTGGTGCGGGAGGTGTCCCGCCGGCCGTTCGACCTGGGCGCCGGGCCCCTGGTCCGCGCGGCGGTGTTCGCCGTCGACGACGACGTGCGGCTGCTCCACCTCACGTTCCACCACATCGCCGTCGACGGCCTCTCGCTGGAGATCGTCGAACGGGAGCTGGCCGCCGGGCTGGGCGGCGTTCCCGTGCCGCCCCCGGCGGCGGCCACGTACGTCGAGCACTGCGCCCGGCAGCGGGAATGGCTGGCCGGGCCGCAGGCGCAGCGGGACCTCGACCGGCGCGTCGAGCAGTTGCGGGGCGCACCGGAGCTGCTCGACCTCGGCCGGGACCGGACCCGGCCCCGGGACTTCACCTATCGCGGCGAGACCCTGCGGTTCACCGTGGACCCCGGCGTCCGGGGCCGGGTGCGGGCCCTGGCGGCGGGCCGCGGCGTCACGCCGTACGTGGTGCTGCTGGCGGCCTTCCACGTCTTCCTGCACCGGCAGACCGGGCAGACCGACCTCGTCGTCGGCTCGCCGGTCGCCGGCCGGGGGGACAGCCGCTTCCTGGACGTGGTCGGCCTGTTCGCCGGCACGATGGTGGCCCGCACGGACCTGGGCGGCGAGCCGACCTTCGAGGCCGTCGTGGCGCGCACCCAGGAGTCGGTGCTGGACGCCCTGGAGCACCTCGACGTGCCGTTCGACCGGCTGGTCAACCGCCTCGTGCCGCAGCGGGTGCCCAGCCACGGCCCGCTCGTGCAGGTGCTGTTCGCGTTCCACGAGACCGGGCCGGCGGCCGGGGCCGGCGTCGCGGGCGGAGCCGGGGCGGGGGCCGGCGCGTCGTTCCTCACCCGCGAGTTCGTGCCCACGGACACCGCGAAGCTGGACCTCACGTTCACCGTCTACGACGACGGCGACCGCTTCGACATCGAGATCGAATACTGCACGGACCTGTTCGGCCGCGACTCGGTCGAGCACTTCTTCCGGCACTGGTCGTGCCTGCTGGCGAGCGCGCTCGACCAGCCCCGGCTGGCGATCGGGCAGCTCGCCGCGATGGACGCCGCCGAGCGGTCGCTGATCCGGTCCTGGTCGGCGGCCCAGACGTCGACGGCGGTGGACCCGGCGGGTGACGACGCCGACCTGACGGTGCACGAGTTGGTGGGTCGGTGGGTGGAGGGGTCGCCGGGTGCGGTGGCGGTGGTGTGTGGGGAGGTGGTGTTGACGTATGGGGAGTTGGGTGTGCGGTCGGATGTGGTGGCGGGGTTGTTGCGGGGGTTGGGGGTTGGTGGGGGTTCGTTGGTGGGGGTGTGTGGTGGGCGGTCGGTGGAGTTGGTGGTGTGGTGTTTGGGGGTGTTGAAGGCTGGTGGGGCGTATGTGCCGTTGGATGTTGATTATCCGGCGGAGCGGTTGTCGTGGATGTTGACCGATTCGGGTGTGTCGGTGGTGTTGGGGGGTGTGGGTGCGGCGGGGCGGTTGCCGTCGGGTCCGTGGCGGGTGGTGGAGGTCGACGGGGAGGTCGCGGTCCCGGTTGACGAGGTGCCGTCGCCGGTGCGGGTGTCGGGGGACAGTGCGGCGTATGTGATCTACACGTCGGGCTCGACCGGCCGCCCCAAGGGCGTCACGGTGACCCACCGCAACGCGGTCCGGCTGTTCGCCTCGGCGGCCCGCGACTTCAGCTTCGGGCCCGACGACGTCTGGTCCATGTTCCACAGCTCGTCGTTCGACGTCTGCGTCTGGGAGACGTGGGGCGCGCTGGGCAGCGGCGGCCGGCTCGTCGTGGTGCCCTACTGGGTCTCCCGCAGCCCCGACGACCTGCACGCGCTGGTGCGGGACGCGGGCGTGACCGTGTTCAGCCAGACCCCGTCCGCGTTCGTCCAGTTCGAGGCCGCCGACGCCCGCCTCGCCGACCCGCAGCCGCTGGCGCTGCGCTACGTCGTCTTCGCCGGTGAGGCCCTGGAGCACGGGTCGGTGCGCCGGTGGGCCGCCCGGCACGGCTGGGACCGGCCGCGCTTGGTCAACATGTACGGGATCACCGAGACCACCGTGCACAACACGTTCCGCGAGGTCGGCCCGGACGACCTGACCCGCGCCCTCACCCAGATCGGCCGCCCGCTGGCGGACCTGGCGATCCACGTCCTCGACGGGAACCTGCGGCCCTGCCCGGTCGGCGTCACCGGCGAGATGTACGTCGGCGGGCCCGGGGTCGCCCGGGGCTACCTCGGCCAACCCGGGCTGACCGCCGGACGCTTCGTGGCGGACCCCGTCGGCGACGAGCCGGGCGCGCGCCTCTACCGCAGCGGCGACCTGGCCCGGTGGCGTCCCGACGGGACCCTGGAGTACGCCGGCCGCGCCGACAGCCAGATCAAGATCCGGGGCTTCCGGGTGGAGCTGACCGAGATCGAGGCCGTCGCCCACCAGTTCCCCGGCGTCACCGGCGCGGCCGTCACCATCCGGCCCGACGACGCGGGGGCCCCGCAGCTCATCGCGTACGTGGTGCCGGCGGCCGGGTCGGCGGTGCCGGTCGCCGAGCTGCGCCAGTGGCTGGCGGACCGGCTGCCCGACTACATGGTGCCGGCGCGCTTCGTGGAGCTGGCGGCGATCCCGCTGACGCCGAGCGGCAAGACCGACCACCGGCGGCTGCCCGACCCCGTCGAGGAGGCCCGCCCCGCCGGCAGCGGCGACTACGTCCCGCCGCAGGGCCCGGTGGAGCGGCGGCTCGCCGAGATCTGGGTCGACGCGCTCGGCCCCGTCCAGGTGGGCCGGCACGACAACTTCTTCCACCTCGGCGGCGACTCGATCCGCAGCATCCGGGTGCTCGGCGCGGCCCGCGCCAGCGGCATCTCCTTCGAGTTGCAGGAGCTGTTCCACCGCCCCACGATCGCCGAGCTCGCCGCCGCCTGCACGGTCGTCGACGTCCCCGACGCGCCGACGCGCCGCCCGTTCGAGCTGGTCGCCGCCGCCGACCGGGCCCACCTGCCGGGCGGGCTCGTCGACGCGTATCCGATGACCGCCCTGCAGGTCGGCATGGTCTACGAGATGACCCGCGACCCGGAGCGGCTGCCGTACCACAACGTCGACAGCATGAAGGTGCGCGCGCCGTTCGAGGCCGACGCCTTCACCCGGGCGGTCGCGCACGTCGTGCGCCGGCACCCGATCCTGCGTACGGCGCTGGCGCTCACCGACTACAGCGAGCCGCTCCAGCTCGTGCACGCCGAGGCGGTCCTGCCGGTCGGCTGCGACGACCTGCGCGGCCTCGACGAGGCGGCGCAGGACGAGATCGTCCGGGCCTACCTGGAGCACCAGCGGGTCACCCCGTTCGACCACGACCGCCCGCCGCTGCTGCGGATGCACGTGCACCGCCGCTCCGACGACGTGTTCCAGTGGACGCTCACCGAGCACCACGCCGTGTTCGACGGCTGGAGCCTGCACTCCACGCTCAGCGAGATCATGCGGGTCTACCAGGGCCTGCGCGACGGCATCGAGCCGACGGACCCGCCGCTGACCGCGCAGTACCGCGACTTCGTCGAGCTGGAACGCGCCGCCCTCACCTCGACCGAGACCGAACGGTTCTGGCGCGAGCGGCTGGCCGAACCGCCGGACACCCGGCTGCTGCGCTGGCCCGACGGGCCCGTGCCGGAGCTGCCCGGCGAGCAGCGCTTCGCGGGCGAGTGGTGGTATGCCACCGACGCCCGCCAGCGCTACGGCTCGGTGGAGACGGTGCTCAGCCCCGAGCTCTGCGCGGCGCTGGGGGACCTGGCCAACCGGTGCGGCACCCCGCTGAAGGCCCTCTTCGTCGCGGCCTGCCTGCGTACGGTCGGCTACGCCACCGGCGCGACGGACGTGCTGGTCGGGGTGACCGCCAACGGCCGGCCGGAGGAGGCCGGCGGCGACGACGTGCGGGGGCTGTTCCTCAACACGCTGCCGTTCCGGCTGGCGCTGCCCGACGGCACGTGGACGGACCTGATCGCCGCGGTCTTCGCGGCCGAGCGCGACATGCTGCCGCACCGCCGCTTCCCCATGGCCGAGATGCAGCGCCGGCTCGGCATGGACCAGCCGGTCAACGTCAACTTCGTCTACAACCACTTCCACGTGATGGCCGAGATGCTCTCCGGCCGGGGCACCGAGATCCTCGACGGCAAGATCGGCAGCTTCTCCACGGTCCGCGCCGAGCCGACGAACTTCCCGCTCAACATCGGCGTCGTCCGCGACCCCGTCTCCGACCGGGTGCTGCTGGCCATGGACTTCCACACCGACGCCGTCCGGGCCGAACAGGTCCGGCTGCTGCGCGACTGGTTCGTGGCCGCCCTGTGGGACATGGTGACCGCGCCGGACCGCCGGTACCTGCGCGAGCCGCTGGCCGGCGCGGCGGAGCGGTCCCTGCTCGCCTCCTGGTCGGCGGCGGCCGCGCCGCCCCCGGAGCCCGCCGACCGCGCGCTGCTGGTGCACGAGTTGGTGGGTCGGTGGGTGGAGGGGTCGCCGGGTGCGGTGGCGGTGGTGTGTGGGGAGGTGGTGTTGACGTATGGGGAGTTGGGTGTGCGGTCGGATGTGGTGGCGGGGTTGTTGCGGGGGTTGGGGGTTGGTGGGGGTTCGTTGGTGGGGGTGTGTGGTGGGCGGTCGGTGGAGTTGGTGGTGTGGTGTTTGGGGGTGTTGAAGGCTGGTGGGGCGTATGTGCCGTTGGATGTTGATTATCCGGCGGAGCGGTTGTCGTGGATGTTGACCGATTCGGGTGTGTCGGTGGTGTTGGGGGGTGTGGGTGCGGCGGGGCGGTTGCCGTCGGGTCCGTGGCGGGTGGTGGAGGTGGACGGGGAGGTTGTGGTCCCGGTCGCCGCGGCCTTGCCGCCGGTGCCGACAACGGCTGACAGTGCGGCGTATGTGATCTACACGTCGGGGTCGACCGGCCGCCCCAAGGGCGTCACCGTCCCGCACTCCGCCGTCGCCCGGCTGCTGCACTGGGGCGCGGAGTTCCTGGCCGCCGGCCCCGACGACGTCTGGTCCATGTTCCACAGCTCGTCGTTCGACTTCTCCGTGTGGGAGATCTGGGGCGCGCTGAGCACCGGCGGCCGGGTCGTCGTGGTGCCCTACTGGGTCTCCCGCAACCCCGAGGACTTCCACCGCCTCGTCACCGACGCCGGGGTCACCGTGCTCAACCAGACCCCCTCCTCGTTCGCCCAGTTCGAGGACGTGGACTCCCGCGCCGACCGGCCCCACGCGCTGCGCTGGGTGGTCTTCGGCGGCGAGGCCCTGGAACACGCCTCGGTGCGCCGGTGGGCCGCCCGGCACGGCTGGGACCGGCCGCGCCTGGTGAACATGTACGGGATCACCGAGACCACCGTGCACGTCACCGCCCGCACCCTCGGGCCCGACGACGTCGGCGACGGCCTCAGCCGGATCGGCCGCGAGGTGGCCGGCCTCACCGCGCACGTCCTCGACCCGATGCTCGTGCCCGTGCCGCCCGGCGCGGTCGGCGAGCTCTACGTCGGCGGCGCGCGGCTGGCGCGCGGGTACGTGGGGCGGCCCGGGCTCACGGCGGAGCGGTTCGTCGCCGACCCGTACGCCCGCCCGCCCGGCGGCCGGCTGTACCGCACCGGCGACCGGGTGCGGCTGCGCCCCGACGGCGACCTGGAGTACGCCGGCCGCGTCGACAACATGGTCAACATCCGGGGCTTCCGGGTCGAGCCCGGCGAGGTCGAGGCGACGATCGCCCGGCACCCGGGCGTCGGCGCGGCCGTCGTGGTGACCCGCCCCGACGAGGCGGGACGCGCCGGGCTCGTCGGCTACGTCACCCCCGCCGGCCCCGCCACCCTCACGGCGGCGCAGGTGCGCGAGTGGCTGCGCCACCAGCTTCCCGAGTACCTGCTGCCGGCGCGGCTCGTGGTGCTCGACGCGCTGCCGCTGACCCCGACCGGGAAGGTCGACCGGGCGGCGCTGCCCGAGCCCGAACTCGACGGGTCGCTCACCGGCCCGGCCCCGCGTACCCCGGCCGAACGCATCCTGTGCGACCTCTTCGCCGAGCTGCTCGGGGTGCCCGAGCTGGGCATCGACGGCAGCTTCTTCGGTCTCGGCGGCGACAGCATCATGTCCATCCAGCTCGTCAGCCGAGCCCGCCGCGCCGGCCTGCGACTCAAGCCGAAGGACGTCTACCAGCAGCGCACCGTGCGCGCCCTGGCCGCCGCGGCGACCACCGTGGACGGCGTCGACGTCGGCACCGCCGACGACGGCACCGGCACCGTGCCGCTGACGCCCATCATGGCCTGGGCCCGGGAGGAACTCGGCGGCCCGCTGGACGCGTTCAGCCAGTCGATGCTGGTGCGGGTGCCCGCCGGGCAGACCGTCGAGCGGGTCCGCGAGGCCGTGCAGGCGCTGCTCGACCACCACCCCGCGCTGCGGATGCGGGCCCGCACCGGGCCGGGCGACGCGTCGTGGGAGCTGGAGATCCCACCCGCCGGGGCGGTACGCGCCGACGACTGCCTGCGCGTCGTCGACCTCGCCGACGCCGACACGGCCGACCGGCCGGCGCTCATCGCCGCCCAGGCGCGGGCCGCCCGCGAGCGGCTGCGCCCCGCCGACGGCGTGCTCGTGCAGGCCGTCTGGTTCGCCGCCGGCCCGCACGTCGGGAACCGGCTGCTGCTGGTCGTGCACCACTTCGCCGTCGACGGGGTGTCGTGGCGGATCCTGCTGGCCGACCTGCGCGCGGCCTGCGCCGCGCTGGACGCGGGGCGGCCCCCGGCGCTGGAGCCGGCGGGCACCACGCTGCGCGCCTGGGCGCGGCAGGTCGCGGCGCTGGCCGGGGAGCCGACCCGCGCCGACGTGCCAGACCGCGCCGACGAGCCGACCCGCGCTGCGGAGCTGGCCGCCTGGACGCGGCTGCTGGACCGGCCCGACCCGCCGCTGGGCGACCGGCCCCTCGACCGCCGCGTCGACGTCCACGGGCGGCTGCGCAGCGTCTCCCGGACCGCGTCGCCGGCCTGCACGCTGGCCGCGCTGACCACGGCCCCGGCCGCCTACCGGACGGGGGTGGACGAGATCCTGCTGAGCGCCCTGGCGCTGGCGCTGCCGCCGTGGCTGGCCCGGCGGGGCCGGGGCGGCTCCGACGGGGTGCTGGTCGCCCTGGAGGGGCACGGCCGCGACGGGCTCGTGCCCGACGCCGACCTGTCCCGCACCGTCGGCTGGTTCACCCGCATCCACCCCGTCCGGCTCGACCCGGGCCCCGTCGACGGGGCGCAGGCGCGCACCGGCGGCCCGACCGTCAGCGCCGCCGTCAAACGGGTCAGGGACCAGCTCACCGCCCTGCCCCCGGCCGGCGGGTACGGCGTGCTGCGCTACCTCGACCCCCGGACCGGCCCCGCGCTCGCCCGGATGCCGGCCCCGCAGGTGGCCTTCAACTATCTCGGCCGGTTCCCCGCCGCCGAGCCGGACGACTGGGGGCCGGCGGAGGAGGGTTTCGTGCTGCGGGGCGGGGCCGACCCGGGCGACCCCGTGCCGCACGCCCTGGAGATCGGGGCCGTCACCGTCGACGGCCCGGCCGGGCCGCAGTTGCGTACCACCTGGTCGTGGCCGGCGGGGCTGCTGGCCGAGACCGACGTGGCCGACCTGGCCGACGACTGGCACGCCGCCCTGGAGGCCGTCGTGGCCAGCTCGGCCACGCCGTCCGCCGGCGGTCACACGCCGGCCGACCTGCCGCTGGTCTCGCTGACCCAGGACGAGATCGACGACCTTGAGCAGGAGCTCGCGGCGGAACAGGGAGCGGTGTCATGA
- a CDS encoding MbtH family protein, with translation MNPFDDADGTFLVLVNAESQHSLWPEFAEAPAGWTVAWGPGGRDDALRFVEENWQDMRPKSLALAMDQAENAASHG, from the coding sequence ATGAATCCATTCGACGATGCGGACGGCACGTTTCTGGTGCTGGTGAACGCCGAGTCGCAGCACTCGTTGTGGCCGGAATTCGCCGAGGCGCCGGCGGGCTGGACCGTGGCATGGGGGCCGGGCGGGCGCGACGACGCGCTGCGTTTCGTCGAGGAGAACTGGCAGGACATGCGGCCGAAGAGCCTCGCCCTCGCCATGGACCAGGCCGAGAACGCCGCGTCCCATGGGTGA
- a CDS encoding helix-turn-helix domain-containing protein: MVAIRQVSADQNSELAACVRAWRHRLVPEDRQVVRRRRARRSTVTQEEIAEIVGVSVVWYSNLERGVRANYSDAFLDAVAEALRLDRRERELLYLLAVGRMPAPSTVGATAVVLGPALRQFVEGQRWATYVLDRYARVVLHNEVCEAYYPWLRSDPSYPRWLLTDADARRRLVNWETDWAAPLLTQMRIAQALHPQDAGIAALVDACLETSPEARCLWNAHAAYGCALRSRRGIRLSEHRTTLVDVVTLTDPSASELQIVSLIPVAEAA; encoded by the coding sequence ATGGTTGCCATCCGGCAGGTCTCGGCGGATCAGAACAGCGAGTTGGCCGCCTGCGTCAGAGCCTGGCGGCACCGGCTGGTGCCCGAGGACCGGCAGGTCGTCCGCAGGCGTCGGGCCCGTCGGTCGACCGTCACCCAGGAGGAGATCGCGGAGATCGTCGGGGTGAGCGTCGTCTGGTACAGCAACCTGGAACGCGGGGTGCGGGCCAACTACTCGGACGCCTTCCTCGACGCGGTCGCCGAGGCGCTGCGCCTCGACCGGCGCGAGCGGGAGCTGCTGTACCTCCTGGCGGTCGGCCGGATGCCGGCGCCGTCGACGGTCGGCGCGACCGCCGTCGTCCTCGGCCCCGCCCTGCGCCAGTTCGTCGAGGGGCAGCGCTGGGCGACCTACGTCCTCGACCGGTATGCGCGGGTGGTGCTGCACAACGAGGTGTGCGAGGCCTATTATCCCTGGCTGCGCAGCGATCCCAGCTATCCCCGCTGGCTGTTGACCGACGCCGACGCGCGCCGCCGGCTGGTCAACTGGGAGACCGACTGGGCGGCGCCGCTGCTCACCCAGATGCGTATCGCCCAGGCGCTGCATCCCCAGGACGCGGGGATCGCCGCCCTGGTCGACGCCTGCCTGGAAACCAGTCCCGAGGCCCGTTGCCTGTGGAACGCCCACGCCGCGTACGGGTGCGCGTTGCGGTCCAGGCGGGGCATCCGGCTCAGCGAACACCGCACGACGCTTGTCGACGTCGTGACCCTCACCGATCCGAGCGCGAGTGAGCTGCAGATCGTCTCGCTGATTCCGGTGGCCGAGGCCGCGTAG